A region of Deinococcus misasensis DSM 22328 DNA encodes the following proteins:
- the tsaB gene encoding tRNA (adenosine(37)-N6)-threonylcarbamoyltransferase complex dimerization subunit type 1 TsaB, with protein MLTLALDTATPDLSLALVTPQGTFSFCERLERLHAQRIAPEVQALFQQAGLPFRADRLVVGVGPGSYTGVRVAASYALGLARAWGAEVFGVSSLMAMAAPHEGVVGVTLDARRGNVYAGLYEVQRGQIIKVLLPDSKLPLSEFQTHVEKAQGTLVPEARVSGVALAQLAETQGSKDWKLHYL; from the coding sequence GTGCTGACTTTAGCCCTTGACACTGCCACCCCGGATCTCAGCCTTGCTCTGGTCACCCCACAGGGAACTTTTTCCTTTTGTGAGCGTCTGGAGCGCCTGCATGCCCAGAGAATCGCCCCTGAAGTTCAAGCCCTGTTTCAGCAGGCAGGTCTCCCCTTTCGGGCGGACCGTCTGGTGGTGGGGGTGGGTCCCGGTTCCTACACCGGGGTTCGCGTTGCGGCCAGTTATGCGTTGGGACTGGCCCGTGCCTGGGGTGCGGAAGTGTTTGGCGTCAGTTCCTTGATGGCCATGGCTGCCCCACATGAGGGGGTGGTCGGGGTCACGCTCGATGCCCGCAGAGGCAACGTTTATGCAGGTCTATATGAAGTCCAGAGGGGTCAGATCATCAAAGTGTTGCTGCCAGACAGCAAGCTTCCTCTTTCAGAATTTCAAACCCATGTGGAAAAAGCACAGGGCACACTGGTTCCAGAAGCGAGGGTGTCTGGAGTGGCTCTGGCGCAATTGGCTGAAACCCAGGGCAGCAAAGACTGGAAATTGCATTATTTATAA
- a CDS encoding protein kinase domain-containing protein yields the protein MNICPVCGTPNDPHAVHCISCGAQLENPLPRIEKYDLQKVLGSGGFGITYLATDLNTGRKGVLKEFFPSGSMRKRDGSVELPQGYNLDEVLQEARVLARFKHESINMCYTAERLNGTAYLFLEFIEGKDLTSVYHSGILTPGLVKSILIDLLHALDYVHSQGFLHLDLKPENILLSEGRPVLIDFGSAVLHGSQSSRIVTHGYSAPEQYSKGLTLGSHTDFYALGGVVFYLLTGRVPPSALVRMSGEDQDSEELVRQLPQDTPEELKQVVGRCMALAIPQRPSTASELLQVFGVQSKLQTAPKPSAESQSKESQHFHLGVQAEEARDFKEAARRFETAARKGHLEAAYRLGQLHHHGQGVPQDFYEGFHWSSTAASAGHPAAQAHMGWLCFYGCGTFRSIKQAVAWFGKAADQGHPEGLCWLGKLHLMGRGVLLDEDQGFKLIKQAALKEHPEAEFQMGMAYLNGVSVNRHPSRAMYWFERAADHGHLAALYQLGRLYRTGEAGVTDLIRSREFFLKAFVSGFLEAEKEL from the coding sequence ATGAACATTTGCCCTGTCTGTGGTACCCCCAATGATCCCCATGCGGTGCATTGCATCAGTTGTGGTGCACAACTGGAAAATCCACTTCCCAGAATTGAAAAATACGATTTGCAGAAGGTGCTGGGCAGCGGTGGGTTTGGCATCACCTATTTGGCCACCGATTTGAACACTGGCCGAAAAGGGGTGCTCAAAGAGTTTTTTCCCTCTGGTTCCATGCGCAAAAGGGATGGCTCTGTGGAACTTCCGCAGGGTTACAACCTTGATGAAGTGTTGCAGGAGGCCAGAGTCCTCGCCCGTTTCAAGCACGAATCCATCAACATGTGTTACACCGCCGAGCGTCTGAATGGCACGGCTTATCTGTTCTTGGAGTTCATTGAAGGCAAGGACCTGACTTCGGTGTACCACTCGGGCATCCTGACGCCGGGACTGGTCAAGAGCATCCTGATTGATTTGCTGCATGCTCTGGATTATGTGCACAGTCAGGGGTTTTTGCACCTCGACCTCAAACCCGAGAACATCCTGCTCTCTGAGGGGCGTCCGGTCCTGATTGATTTCGGTTCGGCTGTGTTGCACGGTTCCCAGAGCTCCAGAATCGTGACCCATGGTTATTCTGCTCCAGAGCAGTACAGCAAAGGGCTCACTTTGGGCAGCCACACCGATTTTTATGCTCTGGGAGGGGTGGTTTTTTACCTGCTGACAGGCAGGGTTCCTCCGTCTGCACTGGTCAGGATGTCTGGAGAGGATCAGGACAGCGAAGAACTGGTGCGCCAGTTGCCGCAGGACACGCCTGAGGAACTGAAACAGGTGGTGGGCAGGTGCATGGCTCTGGCCATTCCACAAAGGCCTTCCACCGCGTCTGAACTGCTGCAGGTGTTTGGGGTGCAAAGCAAATTGCAAACAGCTCCCAAGCCCTCCGCTGAAAGCCAGAGCAAAGAAAGCCAGCATTTCCATCTGGGGGTGCAGGCCGAGGAAGCCAGAGACTTCAAGGAAGCCGCCAGACGTTTTGAGACAGCAGCCCGAAAAGGCCACCTTGAAGCGGCCTACCGTCTGGGTCAGCTTCACCATCATGGTCAAGGGGTGCCTCAGGACTTCTATGAGGGTTTTCACTGGAGCTCGACAGCGGCCTCTGCAGGGCATCCAGCTGCACAGGCCCACATGGGCTGGCTGTGTTTTTATGGCTGTGGAACTTTCAGGAGCATCAAGCAGGCTGTGGCGTGGTTTGGCAAAGCTGCCGATCAGGGGCATCCTGAAGGGTTGTGCTGGCTGGGCAAACTGCATTTGATGGGTCGAGGTGTTCTTCTGGATGAGGATCAGGGGTTCAAGCTCATCAAACAGGCAGCCTTGAAAGAGCACCCAGAGGCTGAATTTCAGATGGGGATGGCTTACCTGAATGGGGTTTCGGTGAATCGGCATCCTTCCAGAGCGATGTACTGGTTTGAGCGTGCAGCGGACCATGGGCATTTGGCGGCCCTGTACCAACTCGGGCGGTTGTACCGAACAGGGGAGGCCGGGGTCACGGACCTGATTCGGTCCAGGGAATTTTTTCTGAAGGCTTTTGTCTCTGGGTTTCTGGAGGCTGAAAAAGAGCTCTGA
- a CDS encoding NUDIX hydrolase: MQNSPICINQKGDVFLDFFEVLESEANRFEPLTHALVVARAEQGFLLMLNAYRHKWEVPGGFIDAGETPRQTAARELMEETGQVADLRFRGIMKFQLQPDGRMEYGALYVAGLKEIRPFEPNTEALKIHLWSGEDIGYIDEIDQKLLELYM; this comes from the coding sequence ATGCAAAACAGTCCCATCTGCATCAATCAAAAAGGTGATGTTTTTCTGGATTTTTTTGAGGTGTTGGAATCAGAAGCCAACCGATTTGAACCCCTGACCCACGCTCTGGTGGTGGCCCGTGCCGAGCAGGGTTTCCTGTTGATGCTCAATGCGTACCGCCACAAGTGGGAAGTGCCGGGTGGCTTCATTGATGCTGGAGAAACCCCACGCCAGACTGCAGCCAGAGAATTGATGGAAGAAACCGGGCAGGTGGCGGACCTGCGTTTTCGAGGCATCATGAAATTTCAACTTCAGCCTGATGGGCGCATGGAATACGGTGCTTTGTATGTGGCAGGCCTGAAAGAAATCCGCCCTTTTGAACCCAACACCGAAGCCCTGAAAATCCACCTCTGGTCTGGTGAAGACATCGGGTACATTGATGAGATCGACCAGAAGTTGCTGGAATTGTACATGTGA
- a CDS encoding sugar nucleotide-binding protein → MRVLITGRNGTLGPVVARFFESQGAEILGWDRQSVSPEDLTASEIHLQSLNPQAIVHLAMGSENWAALLAGHAAQQQIPFVFTSTVMVFDDVPDGPHHPQDPRTEKDGYGTYKVRCEDAILQANPQANIARIGWQIDPSGQGNNMLAHLDQWQEREGKIEASTLWKPACSFMEDTAESLWKLIQMDQGGVYHLDGNARDGWTFDQVVLALKHKFDRNWDVVPIEGYRHDQRLAGHEGLIRPLEDRLG, encoded by the coding sequence ATGCGCGTATTGATCACCGGACGGAATGGCACACTGGGCCCTGTGGTGGCCCGGTTTTTTGAATCTCAGGGAGCAGAAATTCTGGGTTGGGACCGCCAGAGTGTGAGTCCAGAGGACCTGACGGCTTCTGAAATCCACCTGCAATCTTTGAACCCACAGGCCATTGTCCATCTGGCAATGGGCAGTGAAAACTGGGCGGCTTTGCTGGCTGGGCATGCTGCACAGCAGCAGATTCCTTTTGTTTTCACCAGCACTGTGATGGTGTTTGATGATGTGCCCGACGGTCCCCACCATCCGCAGGATCCCAGAACTGAAAAAGATGGCTATGGTACGTATAAGGTGCGTTGTGAGGATGCCATTTTGCAGGCGAACCCCCAAGCCAACATCGCCCGGATTGGCTGGCAAATTGACCCTTCAGGACAGGGAAACAACATGCTGGCCCATCTGGACCAGTGGCAGGAACGTGAAGGAAAAATTGAAGCCAGCACCCTCTGGAAGCCTGCCTGCTCTTTCATGGAAGACACCGCAGAAAGCCTCTGGAAGCTCATCCAGATGGATCAGGGCGGGGTGTACCATCTGGACGGCAATGCCAGAGATGGCTGGACGTTTGATCAGGTGGTTCTGGCCCTCAAACACAAATTTGATCGCAATTGGGATGTGGTGCCCATCGAGGGATACCGTCATGACCAGAGGCTGGCAGGCCATGAAGGGCTGATCCGACCTCTGGAAGACCGATTGGGTTGA
- a CDS encoding HAD family hydrolase yields the protein MLHTVFFDIDDTLFDHFNSMEAAFAHVYHRTPEFHGVPMDHLKKRHKSILEEVHDRYVVPNLLNLHEARKKRFELLLEECGTVNDTVAERLKDEYRQAFLESRMLLEGTHDLLTKLHGKVQIGVISNNSLEEQTEKLQTLGIHHFIDVWVLSDEFGFGKPDPRIYQIALERANCLPHQALMIGDDHAKDVEAAQKAGIAAVWLNRFGHVAPVSDVRQVRGLHELYALEELQPFLR from the coding sequence ATGTTGCACACTGTTTTCTTTGACATTGATGACACCCTTTTCGACCACTTCAACAGCATGGAAGCTGCTTTTGCCCATGTGTACCACCGCACACCAGAGTTTCATGGAGTCCCCATGGATCACCTGAAGAAACGCCACAAATCCATTCTGGAGGAGGTCCATGACCGTTATGTGGTTCCCAACCTCCTCAATTTGCATGAGGCCCGCAAGAAGCGTTTTGAATTGCTTCTGGAAGAATGTGGAACAGTCAATGACACAGTGGCGGAACGCCTGAAAGACGAATATCGGCAGGCTTTTTTGGAGTCTCGGATGCTGCTGGAAGGCACCCATGACTTGCTGACCAAGCTGCATGGCAAGGTGCAAATCGGGGTGATTTCCAACAACTCGCTGGAAGAACAAACCGAGAAACTGCAAACCCTTGGCATCCACCACTTCATTGATGTGTGGGTGCTCTCCGATGAATTTGGTTTTGGCAAACCCGACCCGAGGATCTACCAGATTGCGCTGGAACGGGCCAACTGTTTGCCCCATCAGGCCCTGATGATCGGGGATGACCATGCCAAGGATGTCGAAGCTGCCCAAAAAGCTGGGATTGCAGCCGTCTGGCTCAACCGTTTTGGTCACGTTGCCCCTGTCAGTGACGTGCGTCAGGTGCGTGGGCTTCATGAACTGTATGCTCTGGAAGAACTACAACCCTTCTTGAGGTGA
- a CDS encoding C39 family peptidase, with product MKRLWMGLLMGSTALAAPEQVFLDGVRHEYQRLNNCGPATLGMALSYFGSGLTQYQIAPSIKPNKADKNVSPAEIKNYVRKQGFKIHEGVAGNAGTLKNLLAAGYPVMVQTWMDLPEEGGMGHYRLVLGFDDKAGVFRAYDSYLGTKLAHSYARFDRDWQVFNRTYLVVYPENKSSEVESLLGPRTSTPWMLKKSLQVAQQETQQAPKNAYGWFNLGTTLTRLNSPRAAVKAFDQARKLGLPWRMFWYQFEPLEAYYQVGRYSDVVKLSSDVLRNAPDHEEAYYWRGRARGQLGQGAQARTDLQNALKYRPNFREAREALSRWGKS from the coding sequence ATGAAAAGGCTTTGGATGGGACTTCTGATGGGCAGCACGGCTCTGGCTGCCCCCGAGCAAGTTTTCCTTGATGGGGTGCGGCACGAGTACCAGAGGCTCAACAACTGCGGCCCAGCCACCCTTGGGATGGCCCTGAGTTACTTTGGAAGTGGCCTCACCCAGTACCAGATTGCCCCGAGCATCAAGCCCAACAAAGCCGACAAGAACGTTTCTCCAGCAGAAATCAAAAATTACGTGCGCAAGCAGGGTTTCAAAATCCATGAAGGGGTGGCTGGGAACGCTGGCACCCTGAAGAACCTGCTGGCTGCAGGATATCCGGTGATGGTGCAAACCTGGATGGACCTCCCAGAGGAAGGCGGAATGGGCCATTACCGTCTGGTGCTTGGTTTTGACGATAAAGCTGGAGTTTTCCGGGCTTACGACTCTTATCTGGGCACCAAACTGGCCCACAGCTATGCCCGATTTGATCGGGACTGGCAGGTGTTCAACCGCACCTATCTGGTGGTCTATCCAGAAAACAAATCCAGCGAAGTGGAAAGCCTGCTGGGACCCCGCACCAGCACCCCATGGATGTTGAAAAAATCATTGCAGGTGGCCCAGCAAGAAACCCAGCAGGCTCCCAAAAATGCTTATGGATGGTTCAACCTTGGGACCACCCTGACCCGTTTGAACAGCCCCAGAGCGGCAGTCAAAGCTTTCGATCAGGCCCGCAAGCTGGGGTTGCCCTGGCGGATGTTCTGGTACCAGTTTGAGCCTCTGGAAGCCTATTATCAGGTTGGACGTTACAGCGATGTGGTCAAGCTCAGTTCGGATGTCCTGAGAAATGCTCCGGACCATGAAGAAGCCTATTACTGGCGAGGCCGTGCCAGAGGCCAACTCGGGCAGGGTGCGCAGGCCCGCACCGATCTGCAAAATGCCCTGAAGTACCGTCCCAATTTCAGGGAGGCCAGAGAGGCACTGTCCAGATGGGGAAAAAGTTGA
- a CDS encoding valine--tRNA ligase, which produces MKELSKAYEPQAIEPRWVKKWGDEPFRADATSGKPPFTIVIPPPNVTGNLHLGHALDNTLIDTLIRYKRMAGYEALFLPGTDHAGISTQWVVTKQLAAEGINRFDLGREKFLEKVWDWKAQSGGQIVNQLKTLGVSCDWTRERFTMDEGLSRAVRQQFIQLFHEGLAYRGERIVNWDPVGQTTLSDLEVKREVKKGKMYTLSYKLQDSTLAPSNGEAGEIRIATVRPETIFADQAIAVHPEDERFQHLIGQKARIPLTDRYIPIIADEAVERDFGVGALKITPAHDPTDFEIGERHNLARPSVIDWNGNLTSDLVPEAYRNMERFAARKAVVKDLTENGDLLEEKDHETALGIAERTGVAVEPMISKQWFVRMESMAQSVLEGLDKGEITLYPERYTKVNRDWLENIRDWCISRQLWWGHQIPVWYDDQGNIYVPDAENPDLDCDQDPRYSHLNLKRDPDVFDTWFSSNLWPFSTLGWPDTADEDFQKFYPTQVLVTGYDILFFWVARMQMAGYKFTGKAPFSKVLLHGLYLDSKGQKMSKSKGNGIDPLELFSKYGVDACRFAFSYLATGGQDIKHDDRRFEQGKVFANKLWNASRFVMMNLSSEVETTDTGLTLADRWILSRYNETVKEVTQALEDMDIAAAVRIAYSFTWDEFCDWYIEASKPALRNGNLKTRETITFVLEGILKLLHPFMPFITSEIYEALDHKRQIAVHSWPKYDPARFDAEATQAFDYLRSAVSSARSLKSELGLAPQDRLQVSISGEGLDTIKANAYVVEGIARVELVEDISGKVLSQVAPGVIVNAPLEGTVEISEWIVRQKKRLQETEKQIKQAQGKLNNAGFVANAPQEVIEEERRRVAEFSAQRDRLTDVIGQFE; this is translated from the coding sequence ATGAAGGAACTGTCCAAAGCTTACGAACCCCAGGCCATCGAGCCCAGATGGGTCAAGAAATGGGGCGACGAACCCTTCCGCGCCGATGCCACCAGCGGAAAACCCCCGTTCACCATTGTGATTCCTCCACCCAACGTCACCGGAAACCTGCACCTCGGGCATGCGCTGGACAACACCCTGATTGACACCCTGATCCGTTACAAGCGCATGGCAGGTTATGAAGCCCTGTTCCTTCCCGGAACCGATCACGCAGGCATTTCCACCCAGTGGGTGGTCACCAAGCAACTGGCTGCTGAAGGCATCAACCGTTTTGACCTCGGACGTGAGAAGTTCCTTGAAAAAGTCTGGGACTGGAAGGCACAGTCTGGTGGGCAAATCGTCAACCAGCTCAAAACCCTCGGGGTGTCCTGTGATTGGACCCGAGAGCGTTTCACCATGGATGAAGGCCTTTCCAGAGCCGTGCGCCAGCAGTTCATTCAGCTTTTCCACGAAGGTCTGGCTTACAGGGGCGAACGGATTGTCAACTGGGATCCCGTTGGGCAAACCACCCTTTCTGACCTCGAAGTGAAACGCGAAGTCAAAAAAGGCAAGATGTACACCCTGTCCTACAAGCTTCAGGACAGCACTCTGGCCCCCAGCAACGGGGAAGCCGGAGAAATCCGTATCGCTACGGTGCGTCCCGAGACCATCTTTGCGGATCAGGCCATCGCCGTGCACCCTGAAGACGAGCGCTTCCAGCACCTGATCGGTCAGAAAGCCCGCATTCCCCTGACCGACCGCTACATCCCCATCATTGCCGATGAAGCCGTGGAGCGGGATTTCGGGGTGGGAGCCCTGAAAATCACCCCAGCCCACGACCCCACCGACTTTGAAATTGGCGAGCGTCACAACCTTGCCCGTCCCAGCGTGATCGACTGGAACGGCAACCTGACCAGTGACCTTGTCCCAGAGGCTTACCGGAATATGGAGCGCTTCGCAGCCCGCAAAGCCGTGGTCAAAGACCTCACCGAAAATGGCGACCTCCTCGAAGAGAAAGACCATGAAACCGCTCTGGGCATTGCAGAGCGCACAGGTGTGGCCGTTGAGCCGATGATCTCCAAGCAGTGGTTTGTGCGCATGGAAAGCATGGCCCAGTCTGTGCTGGAGGGCCTCGATAAGGGAGAAATCACCCTTTACCCTGAGCGCTACACCAAAGTGAACCGCGACTGGCTGGAAAACATCCGCGACTGGTGCATTTCCCGTCAACTCTGGTGGGGCCACCAGATTCCCGTCTGGTACGACGATCAGGGAAACATCTATGTTCCTGATGCTGAAAACCCCGACCTTGACTGCGATCAGGACCCCCGTTACAGCCACCTCAACCTGAAACGCGATCCTGACGTGTTTGACACGTGGTTCAGCAGCAACCTGTGGCCCTTCTCGACCCTCGGGTGGCCGGACACCGCAGACGAGGACTTCCAGAAGTTCTACCCCACCCAGGTCCTCGTGACCGGTTACGACATCCTGTTCTTCTGGGTGGCCCGCATGCAAATGGCCGGATACAAATTCACCGGCAAAGCACCCTTCAGCAAGGTGCTGCTGCACGGCCTGTACCTCGATTCCAAAGGCCAGAAGATGTCCAAATCCAAAGGCAACGGCATTGACCCTCTGGAACTGTTCAGCAAGTACGGCGTGGATGCCTGCCGCTTCGCCTTCTCTTATCTCGCCACAGGTGGACAGGACATCAAGCACGACGACCGCCGTTTCGAACAGGGCAAAGTGTTTGCCAACAAGCTCTGGAATGCATCCCGTTTCGTGATGATGAACCTCAGCAGCGAAGTGGAAACCACCGACACAGGGCTCACCCTTGCAGACCGCTGGATTTTGTCTCGCTACAACGAAACGGTGAAAGAGGTCACACAGGCCCTCGAAGACATGGACATTGCCGCTGCCGTGCGCATTGCTTACAGCTTCACGTGGGATGAATTCTGCGACTGGTACATTGAGGCCTCCAAACCTGCCCTCAGAAACGGCAACCTGAAGACCAGAGAAACCATCACCTTTGTGCTGGAAGGCATTCTGAAACTGCTGCACCCTTTCATGCCTTTCATCACCTCCGAGATTTACGAAGCGCTGGACCACAAACGCCAGATTGCCGTGCACTCGTGGCCCAAATACGACCCTGCCCGCTTCGATGCAGAAGCCACACAGGCTTTCGATTACCTCAGAAGTGCAGTGTCCAGTGCCCGAAGCCTGAAAAGCGAACTCGGGCTTGCCCCTCAGGACCGCCTGCAAGTCAGCATCTCCGGCGAAGGTCTGGACACCATCAAGGCGAACGCTTACGTGGTGGAAGGCATCGCCAGAGTGGAACTGGTCGAGGACATCTCTGGCAAGGTGCTCAGTCAAGTGGCCCCCGGTGTGATCGTGAATGCCCCTCTGGAAGGCACCGTGGAAATCAGCGAGTGGATTGTGCGCCAGAAGAAACGCCTGCAGGAAACCGAGAAACAAATCAAACAGGCGCAGGGCAAGCTGAACAACGCTGGCTTCGTGGCCAACGCCCCTCAGGAGGTCATCGAAGAAGAGCGTCGCCGGGTGGCTGAATTTTCTGCCCAGAGGGACCGTTTGACGGATGTGATCGGGCAGTTTGAGTGA
- a CDS encoding LacI family DNA-binding transcriptional regulator has product MSKHTIQDVARKARVGVGTVSRVLNNHPSVRKSTRDKVLEAIEELGYAPNPHARRIAGGRSYTVSVMLPMVSVEFYVRLVNAIEECLDENRFDMAIFPLLGRARIERYLNSNRIAYQADGIIMCTYDLGRLFPEGYLPTEHPVVLVDNESEHYDSVFLDNYYGGYLVGEYAARLGLPAYTMSLEEDPEGVFVNQVFVDRKRGFDDGLASSNIQMMGDFPCGLHHQGGAQASQRLLNEAVFPCTVFAAADVLAGSLIEEAGRRGLVVGRDIKVIGFDDQPWSQDMKLTTVHQPIEVMGRRAAEMLLERLSGYDGPPRKARFTPHLVERDSTLGEVLPAKYVAIAER; this is encoded by the coding sequence ATGAGCAAACACACCATTCAGGATGTCGCACGGAAAGCCAGAGTTGGCGTTGGCACTGTCAGCCGTGTCTTGAACAACCACCCATCGGTCCGCAAAAGCACCCGGGACAAAGTGCTCGAGGCCATTGAAGAACTGGGATATGCACCCAACCCGCACGCAAGACGCATTGCTGGAGGTCGTTCTTACACGGTCAGTGTGATGCTGCCCATGGTCAGCGTGGAATTTTACGTGCGTCTGGTCAATGCCATTGAAGAATGTCTGGATGAAAACCGTTTTGACATGGCCATTTTTCCTTTGCTTGGCCGTGCCCGCATCGAACGCTACCTGAACAGCAACCGCATTGCATATCAGGCGGACGGCATCATCATGTGCACTTACGACCTCGGGCGGCTTTTCCCCGAGGGGTACCTGCCCACCGAACATCCAGTGGTGCTGGTGGACAACGAATCTGAGCATTACGACTCGGTGTTCCTCGACAACTATTACGGGGGCTATCTGGTCGGTGAATATGCAGCCCGTCTGGGTTTGCCTGCCTACACCATGTCTCTGGAAGAGGACCCAGAGGGGGTTTTCGTCAATCAGGTGTTCGTGGACCGCAAACGCGGCTTTGACGATGGTCTGGCTTCCAGCAACATCCAGATGATGGGTGACTTCCCTTGCGGGTTGCACCATCAGGGTGGGGCTCAGGCTTCCCAGCGCTTGCTCAATGAAGCGGTTTTCCCCTGCACAGTCTTTGCAGCTGCAGACGTGCTGGCCGGCTCCCTCATTGAAGAGGCTGGCAGGCGTGGCTTGGTGGTGGGTCGGGACATCAAAGTGATCGGCTTTGACGACCAGCCTTGGTCTCAGGACATGAAACTCACCACGGTACACCAACCCATTGAAGTGATGGGCCGCCGTGCTGCAGAGATGCTTTTGGAAAGGCTTTCGGGATACGATGGACCGCCCAGAAAAGCCCGGTTCACCCCCCACCTTGTGGAGCGCGATTCCACGCTGGGTGAGGTGTTACCAGCCAAGTACGTGGCAATTGCTGAAAGATAG
- a CDS encoding NAD(P)/FAD-dependent oxidoreductase, whose amino-acid sequence MKTLILGAGYAGLAAATKLKPTEGLDVTLIEQNPFHTFETRLHEAAAHNTQVTLPIAPLLRGTGVELELAKVLSVDLDKKEVTTDKGQTLSYDALVIGLGSVTNFYRIPGLAEYASELKRLEDAEEIYAWINKAHLPTYTGSRNIVIGGAGLTGVELATEVAQRTDYLSKQLGTEKLTIYLVEAGPKILPVLEDDLRNKAMKTLLDYDIKVLTGHRVMKATEDTVTIQAEGQEPQVISSGKTIWTGGIQAQDIVKGEKLQRGPANRIVVDATLRIAEYPEVFVVGDMALGKNQEGKPVPTTAQHAGQQGRTTGRNLMRLAKGRELVEYEPTTLGEFVSLGGLMAVGWMKLPWNQKLKLSGGLAHMMKKASEWRWRESIS is encoded by the coding sequence ATGAAGACACTGATCTTGGGTGCCGGCTATGCGGGTCTCGCAGCTGCCACCAAACTGAAGCCCACCGAGGGCCTCGACGTTACGCTCATCGAGCAAAACCCCTTCCACACCTTCGAAACCCGTCTGCACGAAGCAGCGGCACACAATACCCAGGTGACCCTCCCCATCGCACCCCTGCTGCGTGGAACCGGAGTCGAACTGGAGCTTGCCAAGGTCCTCTCTGTGGACCTCGACAAAAAAGAAGTGACCACCGACAAAGGCCAGACCCTGTCTTACGATGCCCTCGTGATCGGTCTCGGAAGCGTCACCAACTTCTACCGCATTCCCGGTCTTGCTGAATATGCCAGCGAACTCAAGCGCCTCGAAGACGCCGAAGAGATCTACGCCTGGATCAACAAGGCCCACCTTCCCACCTACACGGGAAGCCGCAACATCGTCATTGGTGGAGCAGGTCTGACCGGGGTGGAGCTTGCCACCGAAGTGGCCCAGCGCACTGATTACCTTTCCAAGCAACTGGGCACCGAAAAACTCACCATTTACCTGGTGGAAGCCGGTCCCAAAATCCTGCCCGTACTGGAAGACGACCTGCGCAACAAAGCCATGAAAACCCTGCTGGACTACGACATCAAAGTGCTGACCGGACACCGCGTCATGAAGGCCACCGAAGACACCGTGACCATTCAGGCCGAAGGTCAAGAGCCTCAGGTGATCAGCTCTGGCAAAACCATCTGGACCGGTGGCATTCAGGCTCAGGACATCGTCAAAGGTGAAAAACTGCAACGTGGTCCTGCCAACCGCATCGTCGTGGACGCCACCCTGCGCATCGCTGAGTACCCCGAAGTCTTCGTGGTTGGCGACATGGCTCTGGGCAAAAACCAGGAAGGCAAACCCGTTCCCACCACTGCCCAGCACGCCGGTCAGCAAGGCCGCACCACCGGTCGCAACCTGATGCGTCTGGCCAAAGGCCGCGAACTGGTTGAATACGAACCCACCACCCTCGGTGAATTTGTGTCCCTCGGCGGCCTGATGGCTGTGGGCTGGATGAAACTCCCCTGGAACCAGAAACTCAAACTCTCTGGCGGTCTGGCCCACATGATGAAAAAAGCCAGCGAATGGCGCTGGAGAGAGAGCATCTCTTAA
- a CDS encoding DUF6636 domain-containing protein, which yields MKFLMALLIGTGGLALAQSFEGFQTPSKNIHCMLYENELRCDLLQNTAPIPPRPQNCDLDWGNAFAMASVGKSMRICHGDTALNPNYPVLQYGQVWKKAGFTCTSLTSGLKCVNKNKKGWLLSRGKQSLF from the coding sequence ATGAAATTCCTGATGGCATTGTTGATCGGCACAGGTGGACTGGCTCTGGCCCAGAGCTTTGAAGGGTTCCAGACCCCATCCAAAAACATCCACTGCATGCTGTATGAAAACGAGTTGCGTTGTGATCTTTTGCAAAACACAGCTCCCATTCCGCCCAGACCTCAGAATTGCGATCTGGATTGGGGAAACGCTTTTGCCATGGCTTCTGTTGGAAAGTCCATGCGGATTTGCCATGGAGACACTGCTCTGAACCCCAATTATCCGGTGTTGCAATACGGACAGGTCTGGAAAAAGGCTGGATTCACCTGTACGTCCCTGACCTCGGGTTTGAAGTGCGTGAACAAAAACAAGAAAGGCTGGCTGCTTTCCAGAGGCAAGCAAAGTTTGTTCTGA